In one Nocardioides luteus genomic region, the following are encoded:
- the thrC gene encoding threonine synthase, which yields MTTSQWRGVIEEYRTLLDIPQDTPAVTLGEGGTPLVHSEWLSGATKGEVWLKVEGQNPTGSFKDRGMTAAISVAVHEGAKAVVCASTGNTSASMAAYAAKAGITPVVLVPNGKISAAKMAQALVHGAEVVKVRGNFDDCLKLSRALADSYPVALVNSVNPVRLEGQKTAAFEVVDRLGDAPDYHLMPIGNAGNLSAYWLGYEQYAAAGHATRTPVMRAFQAEGAAPLVLGHPVEHPETKATAIRIGNPASWQLAEAAAAKSGGRFRALSDEQILSAQAQLARNDGVFVEPASAAGVAGLLADLELGETYAGATTVITVTGHGLKDTATALEFFGEIPEIVIDADLEAAAAAAGLA from the coding sequence ATGACCACAAGCCAATGGCGCGGCGTGATCGAGGAGTATCGCACCCTCCTCGACATCCCCCAGGACACCCCGGCGGTGACGCTCGGGGAGGGTGGCACCCCGCTGGTCCACTCCGAGTGGCTCTCCGGCGCCACCAAGGGTGAGGTGTGGCTGAAGGTCGAGGGCCAGAACCCGACCGGCTCGTTCAAGGACCGCGGCATGACCGCGGCGATCTCCGTCGCCGTCCACGAGGGCGCCAAGGCCGTGGTCTGCGCCTCGACCGGCAACACCTCCGCATCGATGGCCGCCTACGCCGCCAAGGCCGGGATCACCCCGGTCGTGCTCGTCCCCAACGGCAAGATCAGCGCCGCCAAGATGGCCCAGGCGCTGGTCCACGGCGCCGAGGTGGTCAAGGTACGCGGCAACTTCGACGACTGCCTCAAGCTCTCCCGTGCGCTCGCCGACAGCTACCCGGTCGCGCTGGTCAACTCCGTCAACCCGGTCCGCCTCGAGGGCCAGAAGACGGCGGCCTTCGAGGTCGTCGACCGTCTCGGCGACGCCCCCGACTACCACCTCATGCCGATCGGCAACGCCGGCAACCTCTCCGCCTACTGGCTCGGCTACGAGCAGTACGCAGCGGCCGGCCACGCCACCAGGACCCCGGTCATGCGCGCCTTCCAGGCCGAGGGTGCGGCGCCGCTCGTGCTCGGCCACCCGGTCGAGCACCCGGAGACCAAGGCGACCGCGATCCGCATCGGCAACCCGGCCTCGTGGCAGCTCGCCGAGGCCGCCGCCGCCAAGTCCGGTGGCCGTTTCCGGGCGCTCTCCGACGAGCAGATCCTCTCCGCCCAGGCCCAGCTGGCCCGTAACGACGGCGTCTTCGTCGAGCCCGCCTCGGCGGCCGGTGTCGCCGGGCTGCTCGCCGACCTCGAGCTGGGGGAGACGTACGCCGGGGCCACCACGGTCATCACCGTCACCGGTCACGGGCTCAAGGACACCGCCACCGCCCTGGAGTTCTTCGGCGAGATCCCCGAGATCGTCATCGACGCCGACCTCGAGGCCGCCGCGGCCGCAGCAGGGCTCGCGTAG
- the thrB gene encoding homoserine kinase — MTFVEGPVTVTVPATSANLGPGYDSLGLALDLRDELTAEVVSTSSTTGDRTLEVTVEGAGEGTVPLDESHLVVRSMRAAFDIIGKQPAGLRLHCHNRIPHARGLGSSSAAIIGGLVLARALVAGGELILDDETLFQKAAEIEGHPDNVAPAFHGGFTIAGEDDGFFAVRTAVDPRVSVVVFVPATGVETKAARGLLPETVPHSDAAADAGRTALLVAALSDAPEHLHRATRDFLHQEYRRPAMPESLALVDELRADGVAAIVSGAGPTVLAFSSGVESAETTKLAARCPAGWACHALSVDMDGVRIL, encoded by the coding sequence ATGACGTTCGTAGAAGGCCCGGTGACCGTCACCGTCCCGGCCACCTCCGCCAACCTCGGCCCCGGCTATGACTCCCTCGGCCTCGCGCTCGACCTGCGTGACGAGCTCACCGCCGAGGTGGTCTCGACAAGCTCGACCACCGGGGATCGGACCTTGGAGGTCACCGTCGAGGGTGCCGGCGAGGGCACGGTCCCGCTCGACGAGTCCCACCTGGTCGTACGCTCCATGCGGGCCGCCTTCGACATCATCGGCAAGCAGCCGGCGGGTCTGCGGCTCCACTGTCACAACCGGATCCCGCACGCGCGCGGGCTGGGCTCGTCCTCGGCCGCGATCATCGGCGGCCTCGTGCTCGCTCGAGCCCTCGTCGCCGGCGGCGAGCTGATCCTCGACGACGAGACGCTCTTCCAGAAGGCCGCCGAGATCGAGGGGCACCCCGACAACGTGGCGCCCGCCTTCCACGGTGGTTTCACCATCGCCGGTGAGGACGACGGGTTCTTCGCGGTCCGCACCGCCGTCGACCCCCGGGTCAGCGTCGTCGTCTTCGTCCCGGCGACCGGGGTCGAGACCAAGGCCGCCCGCGGCCTGCTGCCCGAGACGGTCCCGCACTCCGACGCGGCGGCCGACGCCGGGCGTACGGCGCTCCTGGTCGCGGCGCTCAGCGACGCGCCCGAGCACCTGCATCGCGCCACCCGCGACTTCCTCCACCAGGAGTACCGCCGCCCCGCCATGCCGGAGTCGCTCGCCCTGGTCGACGAGCTGCGCGCCGACGGTGTCGCGGCCATCGTCTCGGGCGCCGGGCCGACGGTCCTGGCGTTCAGCAGCGGGGTGGAGTCGGCCGAGACGACCAAGCTCGCGGCCCGCTGTCCGGCGGGCTGGGCCTGTCATGCGCTGAGCGTCGACATGGACGGCGTACGCATCCTCTGA
- the rho gene encoding transcription termination factor Rho — MTETMESTAPEPNAAPKKRGGLGGMLLADLKAMANGMGISGANSMKKAQLIDAIKAAQSSRAQSAPAPAEKAEKPAAEKTADKPAEKPADTAEKPAEKSAEAADAGNEGAQRPRRQRNQNKSAGQAQGGQSGQGGQSGQGGQSGQGGQGGQPAAGGQNKGPAKAGQPAAEKKNEDAPKDRPSESADDADDDQGEGGSRRNRRRRGRDRDRNRPGRGEPDTTILEDDVLVPAAGILDVLDNYAFVRTSGYLPGPDDVYLSLSLVKRLGLRRGDAIVGQVRQPREGERKEKYNPMVRIDSVNGADPEVAKHRVEFDKLAPVHPDQRLRLEGGADPVTGRVIDLVAPIGKGQRGLIASPSKAGKTTVLHAIAGAVTANNPECHLMVVLVDERPEEVTDFERSVKGEVIASTFDRQPADHTVVAELAIERAKRLVELGHDVVVLLDGLTRLGKAYNLSVPASGRILGGGVDSAALYPTKRFFGAARNVEDGGSLTILATAAVDTGSKTDEIIFEAFKDTANSELRLSEDYAEAGIFPAVDVNASGTRRDDLLFAGGEGDAVRKLRASLAKLDGAKAASVLAEKVAGSATNMVLLNEVSKN; from the coding sequence GTGACTGAGACCATGGAATCCACCGCGCCGGAGCCGAACGCCGCCCCGAAGAAGCGCGGTGGCCTTGGCGGAATGCTCCTCGCCGACCTCAAGGCGATGGCGAACGGCATGGGCATCAGCGGGGCCAACTCGATGAAGAAGGCCCAGCTGATCGACGCGATCAAGGCTGCTCAGAGCAGCCGCGCCCAGTCGGCGCCCGCCCCGGCGGAGAAGGCCGAGAAGCCTGCCGCCGAGAAGACCGCGGACAAGCCCGCGGAGAAGCCGGCCGACACGGCCGAGAAGCCCGCGGAGAAGTCCGCCGAGGCTGCCGACGCCGGCAACGAGGGTGCCCAGCGCCCGCGCCGCCAGCGCAACCAGAACAAGAGTGCCGGCCAGGCCCAGGGCGGCCAGTCCGGCCAGGGCGGTCAGTCCGGCCAGGGCGGTCAGTCCGGCCAGGGCGGTCAGGGCGGTCAGCCCGCCGCCGGTGGCCAGAACAAGGGCCCGGCCAAGGCCGGCCAGCCCGCCGCCGAGAAGAAGAACGAGGACGCCCCGAAGGACAGGCCGTCCGAGTCCGCCGACGACGCGGACGACGACCAGGGTGAGGGCGGCAGCCGCCGCAACCGCCGTCGTCGTGGTCGCGACCGCGACCGCAACCGCCCGGGACGCGGCGAGCCGGACACGACCATCCTCGAGGACGACGTGCTCGTGCCCGCGGCGGGCATCCTGGACGTACTCGACAACTACGCCTTCGTCCGCACCTCCGGCTACCTGCCCGGACCCGACGACGTCTACCTCTCCCTGTCGCTGGTCAAGCGCCTCGGCCTGCGCCGTGGTGACGCGATCGTCGGCCAGGTGCGCCAGCCCCGCGAGGGCGAGCGCAAGGAGAAGTACAACCCGATGGTGCGCATCGACTCCGTCAACGGTGCCGACCCCGAGGTCGCCAAGCACCGCGTGGAGTTCGACAAGCTCGCCCCGGTCCACCCCGACCAGCGGCTGCGCCTCGAGGGTGGCGCCGACCCGGTCACCGGCCGGGTCATCGACCTGGTCGCGCCGATCGGCAAGGGCCAGCGTGGCCTGATCGCCTCCCCGTCGAAGGCCGGCAAGACCACCGTCCTGCACGCCATCGCCGGCGCCGTCACCGCCAACAACCCCGAGTGCCACCTGATGGTGGTGCTCGTCGACGAGCGCCCCGAGGAGGTCACCGACTTCGAGCGCAGCGTCAAGGGTGAGGTCATCGCCTCCACCTTCGACCGGCAGCCCGCCGACCACACCGTGGTCGCCGAGCTGGCCATCGAGCGGGCCAAGCGTCTGGTCGAGCTCGGCCACGACGTGGTCGTCCTGCTCGACGGGCTGACTCGTCTGGGCAAGGCCTACAACCTCTCCGTCCCCGCCTCGGGCCGGATCCTCGGTGGCGGCGTCGACTCCGCGGCGCTCTACCCGACCAAGCGGTTCTTCGGCGCGGCCCGCAACGTCGAGGACGGCGGCTCGCTGACCATCCTCGCCACGGCCGCGGTCGACACCGGTTCGAAGACCGACGAGATCATCTTCGAGGCGTTCAAGGACACCGCCAACTCCGAGCTGCGGCTGAGCGAGGACTACGCCGAGGCCGGGATCTTCCCTGCCGTCGACGTCAACGCCTCGGGCACCCGCCGCGACGACCTGCTCTTCGCCGGTGGCGAGGGTGACGCGGTGCGCAAGCTGCGTGCCTCGCTGGCCAAGCTCGACGGAGCCAAGGCGGCGTCGGTGCTGGCCGAGAAGGTCGCCGGGTCGGCCACCAACATGGTGCTGCTCAACGAGGTCTCGAAGAACTGA
- the rpmE gene encoding 50S ribosomal protein L31: MKSDIHPTYVETQVTCTCGNSFTTRSTVAEGAIRADVCSNCHPFYTGKQKILDTGGRVARFEARFGKRNK, encoded by the coding sequence ATGAAGTCCGACATCCACCCGACGTACGTCGAGACCCAGGTCACCTGCACCTGCGGCAACTCGTTCACCACCCGCAGCACCGTGGCCGAGGGCGCCATCCGCGCCGACGTCTGCTCCAACTGCCACCCGTTCTACACGGGCAAGCAGAAGATCCTCGACACCGGCGGTCGCGTGGCTCGCTTCGAGGCTCGCTTCGGCAAGCGCAACAAGTAG
- the prfA gene encoding peptide chain release factor 1, whose product MSQFEAVEGLIEEHEGLEKRLAEPETHADARLAKKLNQRYAELSSIIDAYRSWQQLGDDIEAARELAGEDPAFAEEAEALVPQREAAEERLRRLLVPRDPTDDKDAILEVKSGEGGEESALFAGDLLRMYTRYAERQGWKLEFLDATESDLGGYKSVTVAVKAKGNPEPGRAPYALLKFEGGVHRVQRVPVTESQGRVHTSAAGVLVVPEAEPVDVEINDNDLRIDVYRSSGPGGQSVNTTDSAVRITHIPTGIVVSMQNEKSQLQNKEQAMRVLRSRLLQAAQDAADAEASDARRSQVRTVDRSERIRTYNFPENRISDHRTGYKSYNLDQVLDGDLEPVIGSAVDADLAARLASLDS is encoded by the coding sequence ATGTCACAGTTTGAAGCAGTCGAAGGGCTGATCGAGGAGCACGAGGGGCTGGAGAAGCGGCTCGCCGAGCCCGAGACCCACGCCGACGCGCGCCTGGCGAAGAAGCTCAACCAGCGGTACGCCGAGCTCAGCTCGATCATCGACGCCTACCGCTCCTGGCAGCAGCTGGGGGACGACATCGAGGCCGCCCGCGAGCTGGCGGGTGAGGACCCGGCGTTCGCCGAGGAGGCCGAGGCGCTGGTGCCGCAGCGCGAGGCGGCCGAGGAGCGGCTGCGTCGCCTGCTCGTGCCTCGCGACCCGACCGACGACAAGGACGCCATCCTCGAGGTGAAGTCGGGGGAGGGCGGCGAGGAGTCGGCGCTGTTCGCCGGCGACCTGCTGCGGATGTACACGCGCTACGCCGAGCGTCAGGGCTGGAAGCTCGAGTTCCTCGACGCCACCGAGTCCGACCTCGGCGGCTACAAGTCGGTCACCGTCGCGGTGAAGGCGAAGGGCAACCCCGAGCCCGGCCGCGCCCCCTATGCGCTGCTCAAGTTCGAGGGTGGTGTGCACCGCGTCCAGCGGGTGCCGGTCACCGAGTCGCAGGGCCGGGTGCACACCTCGGCCGCCGGCGTGCTGGTGGTCCCCGAGGCCGAGCCCGTCGACGTCGAGATCAACGACAACGACCTCCGCATCGACGTCTACCGCTCCTCGGGCCCCGGCGGCCAGTCGGTCAACACCACCGACTCGGCGGTCCGGATCACCCACATCCCCACCGGCATCGTCGTCTCGATGCAGAACGAGAAGTCGCAGCTGCAGAACAAGGAGCAGGCGATGCGCGTGCTGCGCTCGCGCCTGCTCCAGGCCGCGCAGGACGCCGCCGACGCGGAGGCCTCCGACGCCCGTCGCTCCCAGGTGCGCACCGTCGACCGTTCCGAGCGCATCCGGACGTACAACTTTCCGGAGAACCGCATCTCCGACCACCGCACCGGCTACAAGTCCTACAACCTCGACCAGGTCCTCGACGGTGACCTGGAGCCGGTCATCGGCAGCGCGGTCGACGCCGACCTGGCCGCCCGCCTGGCCTCGCTCGACTCCTGA
- a CDS encoding sunset domain-containing protein, with translation MKWPLLLALILVLALLIWFFFGRPVRKDAKAAHRADKDNPATETTSAPVAAAAVPAEASATETVADEAPAAEATADETPAAEEPVEAPAAEASETPVAEVTEADTAAVVAEAESVTAAAAADAPAEPTVDDAETPAPTAEVTETAPAAEAPAATKGAPYAGAVLPAADGSSSDAAYTIKGSSGKKYHTTASPYYGRTKAAVYFDTVESAEAAGFVGASSDFYDRGKKAAAAETEQPLPPASSYGTGSADPLEDGSSPHPAYVVKGNIRKDGAKRYHTSASTAFKRTQAEVWFDSEASAEAAGFVIGFKKKANA, from the coding sequence ATGAAGTGGCCCTTGCTGCTTGCACTCATTCTCGTCCTCGCCCTCCTGATCTGGTTCTTCTTCGGACGGCCGGTCCGCAAGGACGCCAAGGCCGCGCACCGCGCAGACAAGGACAACCCGGCGACCGAGACCACCAGCGCTCCCGTCGCCGCGGCCGCGGTCCCCGCCGAGGCGTCCGCGACCGAGACGGTCGCCGACGAGGCTCCCGCGGCCGAGGCCACGGCTGACGAGACGCCCGCCGCTGAGGAGCCGGTCGAGGCTCCTGCCGCCGAGGCATCGGAGACCCCGGTGGCCGAGGTCACCGAGGCCGACACCGCTGCCGTGGTCGCCGAGGCCGAGAGCGTCACCGCCGCCGCTGCCGCTGACGCGCCCGCCGAGCCGACGGTCGACGACGCCGAGACCCCGGCTCCCACCGCCGAGGTCACCGAGACCGCTCCCGCCGCCGAGGCGCCCGCCGCGACCAAGGGCGCTCCCTACGCCGGCGCCGTGCTGCCTGCTGCCGACGGAAGCAGCTCGGATGCTGCGTACACGATCAAGGGCAGCAGCGGGAAGAAGTACCACACGACGGCGAGCCCCTACTACGGACGTACGAAGGCGGCTGTCTACTTCGACACCGTGGAGTCGGCCGAGGCGGCCGGGTTCGTCGGGGCGAGCAGCGACTTCTACGACCGCGGTAAGAAGGCCGCGGCCGCCGAGACCGAGCAGCCGCTGCCGCCGGCGAGCAGCTATGGCACCGGTAGTGCCGACCCGCTCGAGGACGGCTCCAGCCCGCACCCGGCGTACGTCGTGAAGGGCAACATCCGCAAGGACGGCGCGAAGCGCTACCACACCTCCGCCAGCACCGCCTTCAAGCGGACCCAGGCCGAGGTCTGGTTCGACAGCGAGGCCTCGGCCGAGGCGGCCGGCTTCGTGATCGGCTTCAAGAAGAAGGCCAACGCCTGA
- the prmC gene encoding peptide chain release factor N(5)-glutamine methyltransferase, protein MTAPRTLLASARKQLAEAGVDSPDADAAILLAHVLDTDRNRLFLVDDVAEHQEKAYADLLARRAHREPLQHLTGVAYFRHVELAVGPGVFVPRPETELLAGWAIDRATAIDAPVVVDLCTGSGAIAKSIADEVPGAEVHAVELSEDAYPWAVRNLTGTGVDLRQGDMADAFADLDGGVDVLVCNPPYIPLEAWESVAREARDHDPDLALFSGQDGLDAIRVLERRAAELLRPGGVVGFEHADEQGPDGAGGGAPAVFSGTGRWSDVRDHLDLAGRPRFTTAQLAT, encoded by the coding sequence ATGACCGCCCCGCGCACACTTCTGGCAAGTGCCCGAAAGCAGCTCGCAGAGGCCGGAGTCGACAGTCCCGACGCCGACGCGGCCATCTTGCTGGCCCATGTCCTCGACACCGACCGCAACCGTCTCTTCCTCGTCGACGACGTGGCGGAGCACCAGGAGAAGGCCTACGCCGACCTGCTCGCCCGCCGCGCGCACCGTGAGCCGCTGCAGCACCTGACCGGGGTGGCGTACTTCCGGCACGTCGAGCTCGCCGTCGGCCCCGGTGTGTTCGTGCCCCGGCCCGAGACCGAGCTGCTCGCCGGCTGGGCGATCGACCGGGCCACCGCGATCGACGCACCTGTCGTCGTCGACCTCTGCACCGGCTCGGGTGCGATCGCCAAGAGCATCGCCGACGAGGTCCCGGGCGCCGAGGTGCACGCGGTCGAGCTCTCCGAGGACGCCTATCCCTGGGCCGTACGCAACCTGACCGGCACCGGCGTGGACCTGCGCCAGGGCGACATGGCCGACGCGTTCGCGGACCTGGACGGCGGCGTCGACGTCCTCGTCTGCAACCCGCCCTACATCCCGCTCGAGGCCTGGGAGTCGGTCGCGCGCGAGGCGCGGGACCACGACCCCGACCTCGCCCTCTTCTCCGGACAGGACGGCCTGGACGCGATCCGGGTGCTGGAACGCCGGGCGGCCGAGCTGCTCAGGCCCGGGGGAGTGGTCGGCTTCGAGCACGCCGACGAGCAGGGCCCGGACGGCGCCGGCGGGGGTGCACCGGCGGTCTTCAGCGGCACGGGGAGATGGAGCGACGTACGCGATCATCTCGATCTGGCAGGCCGTCCGCGCTTCACGACCGCGCAACTGGCAACATGA
- a CDS encoding L-threonylcarbamoyladenylate synthase — MSTVTERYPIATEDEQTKAIDAAAAALQAGELVIVPTDTVYGVAADAFDKGAVAGLLAAKGRGRAMPPPVLISNVATLDALATRIPDWARTLVEEFWPGALTVVFHQQPSLQWDLGEARQTVAVRIPDSDILRRIIDRVGPLATSSANRTTMPAATNADQADEMLGKMVRAIIDGGESPVGEASTIVSATGDEPKVLREGAISIDRINELLAKHDVAIRRPGDPDPAMTDTDTPDTDADAEA; from the coding sequence ATGAGCACTGTGACTGAGCGCTACCCGATCGCGACCGAGGACGAGCAGACCAAGGCGATAGATGCGGCTGCGGCCGCCCTTCAGGCCGGCGAGCTCGTGATCGTGCCGACCGACACGGTCTACGGTGTCGCCGCCGACGCGTTCGACAAGGGAGCGGTGGCCGGTCTGCTGGCCGCCAAGGGCCGGGGCCGTGCGATGCCGCCGCCGGTGCTGATCTCCAACGTCGCCACCCTCGACGCCCTCGCCACCCGGATCCCCGACTGGGCCCGCACCCTCGTCGAGGAGTTCTGGCCCGGGGCGCTGACCGTCGTCTTCCACCAGCAGCCGTCGCTGCAGTGGGATCTGGGCGAGGCCCGCCAGACGGTGGCCGTACGCATCCCCGACTCCGACATCCTGCGCCGGATCATCGACCGGGTCGGCCCGCTGGCCACCAGCTCGGCCAACCGCACCACGATGCCGGCCGCCACCAACGCCGACCAGGCCGACGAGATGCTCGGCAAGATGGTCAGGGCGATCATCGACGGGGGCGAGTCGCCCGTCGGCGAGGCGTCCACGATCGTCTCCGCCACCGGTGACGAGCCGAAGGTCCTGCGAGAGGGTGCGATCAGTATCGACCGGATCAACGAGCTGCTGGCGAAGCACGACGTCGCCATCCGGCGTCCGGGCGACCCGGACCCGGCCATGACCGACACCGACACGCCCGACACGGACGCCGACGCAGAAGCCTGA
- a CDS encoding glycosyltransferase family 4 protein: MRAYVLLFLVAAVVTYLLTVVAREFAMRTGAVAKVRDRDVHAVPIPYMGGVAMLGGLVAAYLVARELPFLADAPDFVLQDTGVVILAGALICIVGVVDDIFELDALTKLGGQVLATAILVGFNLQYTFITFPDGTQFAVDPAQGALLTGLVVITVVNAVNFIDGLDGLAAGVVGIGALAFFLFCYQFTRINDIGRASTAALLSVALAGACVGFLIHNWHPARLFMGDSGSMLIGLILAASAVTLSGSYSAGGLNVNAFDASTALLVTFLPLLLPLTILVVPLVDLVLAVVRRTRAGRSPFAADKKHLHHRLLEIGHSQRRAVLIMWLWAGLMSFGSVFVTLYRGPVVITGLAVATALIVLLTFVLPKIRGERTDKLLEVPEELTPLEEQPR; the protein is encoded by the coding sequence ATGCGCGCCTACGTCCTCCTCTTCCTGGTCGCCGCCGTGGTGACCTACCTGCTCACCGTCGTCGCCCGCGAGTTCGCGATGCGCACGGGGGCTGTCGCGAAGGTCCGTGACCGTGACGTACATGCCGTGCCGATTCCCTACATGGGCGGCGTGGCGATGCTGGGTGGCCTGGTCGCCGCCTATCTGGTCGCCCGCGAGCTGCCGTTCCTGGCCGACGCGCCCGACTTCGTGCTGCAGGACACCGGCGTGGTGATCCTCGCCGGTGCGCTGATCTGCATCGTCGGTGTCGTCGACGACATCTTCGAGCTCGACGCCCTCACCAAGCTGGGCGGTCAGGTGCTGGCCACCGCGATCCTGGTGGGCTTCAACCTGCAGTACACCTTCATCACCTTCCCCGACGGCACCCAGTTCGCCGTCGACCCGGCCCAGGGTGCGCTGCTCACCGGGCTGGTGGTGATCACCGTGGTCAACGCGGTCAACTTCATCGACGGCCTGGACGGCCTGGCGGCGGGCGTCGTGGGCATCGGCGCGCTCGCCTTCTTCCTGTTCTGCTACCAGTTCACCCGCATCAACGACATCGGCCGCGCGTCCACCGCCGCCCTGCTGAGCGTCGCGCTCGCCGGAGCGTGCGTCGGCTTCCTGATCCACAACTGGCACCCCGCGAGGCTCTTCATGGGCGACAGCGGCTCGATGCTGATCGGCCTCATCCTCGCCGCCAGCGCCGTCACGCTCTCCGGCTCCTACAGCGCCGGCGGCCTGAACGTGAACGCCTTCGACGCCTCCACCGCGCTCCTGGTGACCTTCCTGCCGCTGCTGCTACCCCTGACCATCCTGGTCGTCCCACTCGTCGACCTGGTCCTGGCCGTCGTACGCCGCACCCGCGCCGGGCGCTCCCCGTTCGCCGCCGACAAGAAGCACCTCCACCACCGTCTCCTGGAGATCGGCCACTCCCAGCGCCGTGCCGTGCTGATCATGTGGCTCTGGGCCGGCCTGATGTCCTTCGGATCGGTCTTCGTGACCCTCTACCGCGGTCCCGTCGTCATCACCGGCCTCGCCGTCGCCACCGCCCTCATCGTGCTGCTCACCTTCGTCCTCCCCAAGATCCGCGGCGAGCGCACCGACAAGCTCCTCGAGGTCCCCGAGGAGCTCACGCCGCTGGAGGAACAGCCCCGCTAG
- the atpB gene encoding F0F1 ATP synthase subunit A, whose product MKSLAATVMASESGPHIPGPADFFLPPIVGSGDWALTKVSLLVLLSVVIVLGFFYAASRKAAVVPGRLQFAGEYVYGMVRNSIARDIIGSHDYMRFVPYLFTVFTFILVNNFYGIIPLIQFPTMSHIGYTAALGAITWLIYNIVGIAKHGFVGYLKLQTVPSGVSGPILLMMVPLEFLSNIVVRPFTLAIRLFATMFAGHLLVALFSIGGAWLILHYAPTWQGVAAGVFAFLLGIFVSFLDMLIMFLQAYVFTLLSAMYIAGAVADEH is encoded by the coding sequence GTGAAGTCGCTTGCCGCCACCGTTATGGCGTCGGAGTCGGGGCCTCATATCCCGGGGCCCGCGGACTTCTTCCTTCCGCCGATCGTCGGCTCCGGCGACTGGGCTCTGACCAAGGTGAGCCTCCTGGTCCTGCTGTCCGTCGTGATCGTTCTCGGCTTCTTCTACGCGGCCTCTCGCAAGGCCGCCGTGGTTCCGGGCCGACTGCAGTTCGCCGGTGAGTACGTCTACGGGATGGTCCGCAACTCCATCGCGCGCGACATCATCGGCTCGCACGACTACATGAGGTTCGTGCCGTACCTGTTCACGGTCTTCACCTTCATCCTGGTCAACAACTTCTACGGGATCATCCCGCTGATCCAGTTCCCGACGATGTCGCACATCGGCTACACGGCGGCGCTGGGGGCCATCACCTGGCTGATCTACAACATCGTCGGCATCGCGAAGCACGGCTTCGTCGGCTACCTCAAGCTCCAGACGGTGCCCAGCGGTGTCAGCGGCCCGATCCTGCTGATGATGGTTCCGCTGGAGTTCCTCTCCAACATCGTCGTCCGGCCGTTCACCCTGGCGATCCGTCTCTTTGCCACGATGTTCGCCGGCCACCTGCTGGTGGCGCTCTTCTCCATCGGCGGCGCCTGGCTGATCCTGCACTACGCTCCGACCTGGCAGGGCGTCGCGGCCGGCGTCTTCGCCTTCCTGCTCGGCATCTTCGTGTCCTTCCTGGACATGCTGATCATGTTCCTGCAGGCCTATGTCTTCACGCTGCTCTCGGCGATGTACATCGCCGGAGCGGTCGCCGACGAGCACTGA
- a CDS encoding ATP synthase F0 subunit C, whose protein sequence is MEGQLGIIGLGLSAIGPGVGVGLIFAAYVAGVARQPEAQSRLQAIAILGFALCEQFFIISLALAFVLR, encoded by the coding sequence ATGGAGGGACAGCTCGGAATCATCGGCCTCGGCCTCTCCGCCATCGGCCCGGGTGTCGGTGTCGGTCTGATCTTCGCCGCGTACGTCGCCGGTGTTGCCCGTCAGCCGGAGGCCCAGAGCCGCCTGCAGGCGATCGCGATCCTCGGCTTCGCTCTGTGTGAGCAGTTCTTCATCATCTCCCTGGCTCTCGCCTTCGTCCTTCGCTGA
- a CDS encoding F0F1 ATP synthase subunit B produces the protein MILTQVTAAETEINPLVPHVPEIILGVIVIAILFVGVAKFIVPNFEKAYADRTAAIEGGIENANAKQAEADAKLAQLEAQLADARHEAARIREQAREEGAAIKAELRAEAQAEAERIITAGKAQIEAERQAAAASLKTEVGSLATGLAGRIVGESLDDDERSSRVVERFLADLEAGVH, from the coding sequence ATGATCCTTACCCAGGTAACCGCTGCGGAGACCGAGATCAACCCGTTGGTCCCGCACGTCCCGGAGATCATCCTCGGTGTCATCGTCATCGCCATTCTCTTCGTGGGAGTCGCGAAGTTCATCGTTCCGAACTTCGAGAAGGCGTATGCCGATCGAACCGCGGCGATCGAAGGCGGCATCGAGAACGCCAACGCCAAGCAGGCCGAGGCCGATGCCAAGCTCGCCCAGCTGGAGGCTCAGCTGGCCGATGCTCGTCACGAGGCTGCCCGCATCCGCGAGCAGGCCCGCGAGGAGGGCGCCGCGATCAAGGCCGAGCTTCGTGCTGAGGCGCAGGCCGAGGCCGAGCGCATCATCACCGCAGGCAAGGCGCAGATCGAGGCCGAGCGCCAGGCGGCTGCCGCATCGCTGAAGACCGAGGTCGGCTCGCTGGCCACCGGTCTCGCCGGTCGCATCGTCGGCGAGTCCCTCGACGACGACGAGCGTTCCAGCCGTGTGGTCGAGCGGTTCCTCGCTGACCTCGAGGCAGGGGTTCACTGA